The stretch of DNA CTCTTCCCGTGAATTTGCAGTTCATCCCGGTACTGGCCCTTCATACGACGCCCATTCACCTCAACACTGTCTATATGAGGCATCTTCTGTCGTGCGCCAGTGATCAGATTTTGATGGTGCTTTGgcaaattatttctcttcttGATCATTTCCCGCGTAACGCGGTACTTGTGAATCCAGGAAAAAGTGATATTGCTGAGCCATCCTACTGAATCAATCGGGAGTGTCTCACTGGGAGCTTTAGATTTCGACAGTGGCGTCAAAACTGACCACGCATTGCCGTATCTGGAAATACTGCGATTTCCCACATATTGCTGACTAGCTTGAGGAAGACGTTCAATTTTCTTAGGCCGTAGGTTCAGGTTTTCCATGGGAATGGACGTTCCTGTGATTGTGGAATCGTTTGTCTTGTCGTTCTCTTGCGAATCATTTTGCCCAAAATCATAACTACGAAGgaggagattttctttacttttctcgacaataattttctttttttgtgatcacaaaattttattttttttaccttttcacAGACCGCTCAGGGGTCAGAGGAATATTATCAGTCATTATtgctttttctctaaaaaatcactttattaACAAAAACACTATAAATTCCCTCTAAATCGCAATTACAATTTCCATGAAcatgataaattcaatttcttcgcTTTTCAATTAAAGCGTTTTATTAATCACACAaacttatgatttttttttcatgagaacGATTCAACTGCTTCCAATGCCAGCCACTGACTAACTTTCTGTGCAAAGGcgagcaaattaattttagtgtTCTTATCATAAAGGCGCACGATAAGAAAAGATAAggataagatattttttcagaaaaagttttcacatTTTAGGGATAGcacaagaaaaatcaacttaagatgcaattttattcacaTATTCCTTGATTTTTCACCTTTAGTGATTAACAATTGCACTTATTTGggtaattttccacttttcccgGAATTTCGAAATCTtttcaacaagaaaaatttaattgctgTTAATGCATCGAGAACGAAATCATGACTGAAGAGCAAAAATGCCTAGCATTGGCTAAAAACGCTAAAAATGTTCTTATCTTTCTATTTGCGTGAATGACGAAGAAATTCGGATAAATTtggttgttttatttttgcaaaaaattagtaatatttccaatatttccCACGGtgtgtataataaaaaaaatttaagtaaatCGCTAAAGTtgtaataattcaaaaaaatcctttttttggcgcaacttttttttggcgggaaatctTAGAATcgataaattttatgaaaaatccttcagcggaattccaaaaaaatttgcattttcattcgattcaattattctttttttacaatgaaaattaggtaaatctaaaaataaattaataactttaattagaaaagtgaaaaatataagaagaaaggagaaaaaagttcaatgaaatagaattttccaccGGAGAATCATATTAAATTCCGCAGTGGATTGGAACACAGTTATTTGATGGGTTTCGTGTGAAACACCCCTTGGATGgcattttttagaaaaatattgttgttTACGTTTTTCGCTGTGTGGATGTCGAAATGACGTCCGGCcctgaagtttttaaaaagaagaagaagaagaagtttacgtttttcaaaagcaattttcacgaaaattctCTGTGTTTCCGCAAGAAAAAATGGAGAGCACCCCAAGTAAGCAAGGTGAGGAAGTCAATTAACATATTGGCAGATGAAGATGGGCGTTAAAGGGGATTTATTTCATTGCAGAGGGTGCCGCAGTATCTCGCTCCGGACGAGTGCTGAAGAAATCCAGCAAACTCATGGATTTTCAATCTCCGGAAGATATGGATGGACGATACAAGCGGACTTCATCGCATAAAACACCAAGGAGTCACAATACGTCGTACAGGGCGGAATCAATGGAGCTCCAAATGAGCACACCGTATGCGGCAGCAAAGTCAGAAATTCTATCGGATCCGGAAATGGATGTTTCAGATGCAAATACAAGTGGAGGGAAAGAGATGATGGAGGTGGAAAGGTACAACGATGTAGCGGAAAACTATCAAGATTCCGCACCGTCAAAGAGTATCTACATGacagaaaaatcaacaaagaagAAAGTGATGAAAGACGGGCGTCTAGTATTAACAAAGGCACAACGTAAGGACAAAGGTAAGTCCAGATACACAGCTTACATGTTATGGGCAAAAGATGTCCGGCAGGAATTATTGTATTCACACCCGGCACTTGATTTTGCCACAATCTCTCGTCGTCTCGGCGAAATGTGGGCCAATGTGCCGAGTAATGTGAAGTTTAACTGGCGCCGAAAGGCCAAGAGGCTTGCGGCTAAAGGAACAAAGCCAGATAAAAGTGTCTTGGGATATAAAAGAGCCAACTCTAAATTCCTCAATAAAAACTCCCCAGCAGTCTCAAAGGGAGCCACGAATGCCGCCAAAACGCTGATCAAAGCGCCACACAGGGACAGTGATACGGACAAGAGTCCTCCAATGGGTACCATGGTCAAGTCCATTACGACCTCCCACGTCTACCGGGTCAACACCTCACATCCCCTCGACGTGGCGGCACACTTGAAGTTACTCGGTGACAACCTTATGATTATTGGGCAGCGGCTGAAAGAGCACGAAGGCCAGATTGCTGTGTCCGGGAGTCTCTCGGTGCTCCTTGATAGCCTCCTGTGTTCCCTGGGCCCGCTTATGTGTCTCACGGTTCATATTCCCGGCATTGGTGACCATCTCGATGATCTCAAACTCACCCTCCACAATACTCTCGATAATATTGCCTACGTCATGCCAGGTCTCTAACTTTCCCAAGCTCCCCTAGCATTATACCCCGATgctaaaatatgtatgtattttaatatgtaGTTTAAAAGGACtgtaattaaaggaaaaacatGTAAATTCGATTATGATTCgtttaattcatttcttttctattttaaaatcttcGTTATTAATGGAATGAATGCTTAGCAGTGGATGTTTGATGAGTATTTTAGGTGACGTTAAGGGAAGCTATGAAGGCTTTACATCTTATAtcttattctagaaaaaaaaacgcgaaagatTTCGGCTAGATAGGGCTAGTTCAAGAGAGATTTCGTTCTCCAATAA from Lutzomyia longipalpis isolate SR_M1_2022 chromosome 1, ASM2433408v1 encodes:
- the LOC129785874 gene encoding HMG box-containing protein 4 isoform X2 — translated: MESTPSKQEGAAVSRSGRVLKKSSKLMDFQSPEDMDGRYKRTSSHKTPRSHNTSYRAESMELQMSTPYAAAKSEILSDPEMDVSDANTSGGKEMMEVERYNDVAENYQDSAPSKSIYMTEKSTKKKVMKDGRLVLTKAQRKDKAVSKGATNAAKTLIKAPHRDSDTDKSPPMGTMVKSITTSHVYRVNTSHPLDVAAHLKLLGDNLMIIGQRLKEHEGQIAVSGSLSVLLDSLLCSLGPLMCLTVHIPGIGDHLDDLKLTLHNTLDNIAYVMPGL
- the LOC129785874 gene encoding HMG box-containing protein 4 isoform X3; the encoded protein is MESTPSKQEGAAVSRSGRVLKKSSKLMDFQSPEDMDGRYKRTSSHKTPRSHNTSYRAESMELQMSTPYAAAKSEILSDPEMDVSDANTSGGKEMMEVERYNDVAENYQDSAPSKSIYMTEKSTKKKVMKDGRLVLTKAQRKDKVSKGATNAAKTLIKAPHRDSDTDKSPPMGTMVKSITTSHVYRVNTSHPLDVAAHLKLLGDNLMIIGQRLKEHEGQIAVSGSLSVLLDSLLCSLGPLMCLTVHIPGIGDHLDDLKLTLHNTLDNIAYVMPGL
- the LOC129785874 gene encoding HMG box-containing protein 4 isoform X1, with product MESTPSKQEGAAVSRSGRVLKKSSKLMDFQSPEDMDGRYKRTSSHKTPRSHNTSYRAESMELQMSTPYAAAKSEILSDPEMDVSDANTSGGKEMMEVERYNDVAENYQDSAPSKSIYMTEKSTKKKVMKDGRLVLTKAQRKDKGKSRYTAYMLWAKDVRQELLYSHPALDFATISRRLGEMWANVPSNVKFNWRRKAKRLAAKGTKPDKSVLGYKRANSKFLNKNSPAVSKGATNAAKTLIKAPHRDSDTDKSPPMGTMVKSITTSHVYRVNTSHPLDVAAHLKLLGDNLMIIGQRLKEHEGQIAVSGSLSVLLDSLLCSLGPLMCLTVHIPGIGDHLDDLKLTLHNTLDNIAYVMPGL